The genome window TGACCGGGATGGACAAGTTCCAGGTCCAGGCCGCCTCGACGATCCTCAGCAACGTGGCGGACGCCTTCAACCTCTCGAAGGAAGACCCCCGTCAGATCGCCCGCTACGACACCGCCCCGCTCATGACGCCGGACCAGATCAGCCGGCAGTGGAACAACCACCCGCACTACGTCTCGCACGTCAAGACCCTCGGAAAGCTGATGCTCCTGGCGCGGCGGCTGTGCGAGTCCGGAGTCGGGTTCATCACCGTCACGACCGACTTCGTATGGGACAACCACGCCGACTCGAACAACGCCGGTGTCGAAGAGGGGATGCGGTACTGCGGCCACCCGTTCGACCACGCGGTCAGCACGTTTATTGAAGACCTCCACCAGCGCGGCCTCAGCGACAAAGTCCTCCTCGTCTGCTGCGGCGAGATGGGACGGTCGCCGCGACTCAACAAGCGCGGCGGCCGCGACCATTGGGGGAACCTCGCCCCGCTCCTCGTCAGCGGCGGCGGGCTGGCGATGGGAAAAGTCATCGGCCAGTCGACCCGCGACGCCGCTGAGCCGCTGTCCGAGAAAGTCACGATCTCCAACCTCCTCGCGACGCTCGGCGAGGTGATGTTCGAGGTCCCGCAGATGCGGCTCCGCCCCGATCTGCCGGCCGACCTGGTGAAGCTGTTTGCCGAGAGCCGTCCGATTCCCGGACTGACCTGAGACCGATCCAAGGGCCCGCTCCGCCTCCCGCGCGGCCTGCTCCTGAAATAGAAACTTTCGAACCATGAACGGTGCCGATCGCCACGCGGCCCTCGCAACGAGCCGCCGCGGATTTCTCGTCGCTTCGACGGCCGGGATCGCCGGGATGACGTTCGGTCGTCCGACGCTCGCGTCCCCCGCGGCGCCGGTCGCCGCCACGGCCAGCGGCAAGCCGGCCAAGTCGACGATCCTGTTCTTCCTGTGCGGCGGGGCCTCCCACCTCGATATGTGGGACATGAAGCCCGACGCTCCGCTGGAGTACCGGGGTCCGTTCGACCCGATCCCGACATCGGCGCCGGGGATGTACCTCAGCGAGCACCTGCCGCTCCTGGCGAAGCAGGCCCATCACCTGGCGCTCCTGAACTCGGTCGGAGCGACCGTCAACACGAACGACCACCACGCCGGGTACTACCACAACCTGACGGGCCACGTCCCCGATCCGACGTTCATCTCGCTCGGCAACAACCGGACGCCGATGCCGGACGACTGGCCGTTCATGGGCTCGGTCGTCGCGTCGCGCCGCCCGGCGCACGCCCAGCTTCCGAACCTGATCACGCTGCCGCACAAGCCGAGCAAGGCTCCCTATACCCGTCCGGGGCAGTTCGCCGCGCGGCTGGGGATCGAGCACGATCCGCTGTACCTCGAAGGGAGCCTCAAGGAGCCGCTCAAGTTCCAGTCACCGGCGCTGATGCTCGACGGCAACACCTCGGCGGCGCGGCTGACCGATCGACGGGCTCTTCTGCGGAACGTCGACGAGGCCCGTCGTGACGGCGAGCGGTATGCGACCGCCGGCATCTGGAACCGTCAGCAGGAGCGGGCGTTCACGCTCCTCATGTCCTCCAGCACGGCGGATGCCTTTGACGTTTCCCGCGAGACGCCGAAGCTCCGCGCGCGGTACGGCGAGACGGTCAACGGGATGAGCCTGCTTCTGGCCCGGCGGCTGGTGGAGGCGGAGGTGCCGTTCATCACCGTCTTCTGGAAGGAGAACGAAGAGAAGCTGGCCAAGAAGTGTGCCAGTGCCGGCGGGTGGGACACGCACGGCAACAACTTCAACTGCCTCAAGGAGGATCTGCTGCCGGAGTTCGACCGCGCCTTCTCCGCGCTGATCGAGGATCTGGCCGACCGGAGGCTTCTCGACTCGACGCTCGTGATGGTGACGAGCGAGATGGGCCGGACGCCCAAGATTGGGGACCGCCGCTCGGGCGGCGTGAACGGCGCGGGGCGGGACCACTGGACGCATTGCCTGACCGATGTCATGGCGGGTGGGGGAGTCCGGGGCGGGCAGGTTTATGGTTCGAGCGACCGCTTTGGCGAGTATCCGGCGAGCAAGCCGATCACGCCGGCGGATGTGACAAAGACGGTTTATCACGCGATGGGTGTTCACGATCTGGAGGCGGTTGATCCGCAGGGTCGTCCGTACAGCCTCCTCGCCGAAGGGTCTCCGGTGACGGAGCTCTTCGGATAAGGGTCGAGTCGGTGCGCGGGGGCTTGCTTCCGCGCACCGGCTCGGTCTCTTCTTGTTCAAACCGCGTCCTTGCCGACGCAGTTCCCATTGCTCAAACCCAACGTGCGACGGCAGCTGGGGTCAAGGGGGTCTCACCCCCTTGCCGCCGGAGGCACTTCCATGAGGAACCGTGGTAAGGAACGGACGTCCGCTTTGTGGGACCGGCGTCGAGGACTCAACGCTCGCTTTGAAATCCTCGTGGGTTGGTGAGGGGGCATACGACACGGTGTCCGCGCTTGGACATCGACAGCTTTCGATGGTTCTCGACGAGACGGCCTCCGGCGGGCAAGGGGCGTTGCCCCCTTGCATCCCCCACCAGGGGTACCCCCTGGACCCCGGTCGGCTGTCCTCTCGGCTGAATCCCGCGTGAAGCCACGGGGGCCAGTCCCCTTTTTCGCTACTTTTCCGGTCCGTCCACCCTCCGACCGGGTTTCACCAGAGGGAAACCCCGCGCCGAACGCCCCATATCGGCCCGTCCCATGGACTCGACGAAGGAAAACACGATGCGATCGATCCGGATCCTGGGCAGCCTCGCCCTCACCAGCACCCTGGCCTGCAACTTCGCCTGCAACTTTGCCTCGGCCAGCGACTGGCCCCGGTTCCGCGGACCCAACGGCAGCGGAGTCAGCCTCGACGCCGCCCCCGCTCCCGAAAAATGGAGCCCGGACGACGGCGTGAAATGGAAGGTCGCTCTCCCCGGCGCTGGAGTCTCCTGCCCCATCGTCGTCGGCGACCGGATCTTCGTCACCTGCTACACCGGCTACGGCGTCGACCGCGGCAACCCCGGCGATCAGAAAGACCTCAAACGACACCTCGTCTGCATCGACCGCAAGACCGGCCAGATCGCCTGGACGAAAACCGTCGACGCCGTCCTCCCCGAAGACCCCTTCGCCGGCGCCGGCGTCCCCGAACACGGCTACGCCTCCCACACCGCCGCCTCAGACGGCCAGCGGGTCTACGCCTTCTTCGGCAAGAGCGGCGTCTACGCCTACGACCTCGAAGGGAAGGAACTCTGGCACGCCAACGTCGGCAAGGGCTCTGACCCCCGCCGCTGGGGCTCCTCCTCCAGTCCGATCATCTACCAGGAGACCGTCATCGTCCCGGCCGGCCCCGAGAGCGGAGCCATCGTCGGGCTCGACACCGCAACCGGCCAGGAGAAGTGGCGGGCGGAATCCGAATCGCTCGGCAACGTCTGGGGAACCCCCGTCGCCGTACCGGTCAGCGCCGACCGGACCGACATCGTCATCGGCGCTCCCTACGAGATCTGGGCAATCAACCCGTCCAACGGGAAGCTCAAGTGGTACTGCGAGGCGATGCCCTCCGACCAGTTCAACTCGAGCGTCGTGGCGGGCGATGGGGTCGTGTACGCCATCGAAGGTCGCGGCGGCGGATCGATCGCCGTCAAAGCGGGGGGCTCCGGCGACGTAACGAAGGACCACGTCGTCTGGTCGGGAGGCGACTCCAGCCGCTTCGGGACGCCGGTCGTCTATGAGGGACGGATCTACTTCTTCAACGGCGGCGTAGCGAACTGCATCGACGCCGCGACGGGCGACAAGATCTTTCAGTCGCGCCTCCGAGGGGGACGGCCTGGCGGCAACGCCGGCGAAGCGGGCCGCGGACCGGGCGGTCCCGGCGGGGGCCAGGGTGGTCCTGGCGGCGGCCCGGGCGGCCGGCGCGGGTTCGGCGGCGGAAGCGACTATTCGTCGCCGGTCCTGACGGACGGCAAGGTGTACTACACGACCCGCGGCGGCGAGACCTACGTCCTCAAGGCGGGCCGGGAGTTCGAACAGCTCGCGGTGAACCGCGTCACCGACGATACCGAGGTCTTCAGCGCCACTCCGGCGATCAGCAACGGAGAACTGTTCCTCCGCTCGGACAAACACCTCTACTGCGTGGGAGCCAAGTAGCGGGATTCTGTCGCCGCTCAGATTTTTGCGCGAACATTTTCCGCGCGGCGCGCATCTCATTCGTACGGGCGATGAGATCGTCCCCCGGCCGGCGGTGTTCGCCGGCCTGTCCGCTCTGCTGGACCTCCCGTTCATGATCATCATGAACGTTCGAACCCGATGAGCATCATGAACAGCCAGTCGCGTCTCCTACGCACCGCTCTCCTCCGCTTCCTGCGGGAGGCCGCCGCCTTGCGCCGGTCCCTGGCCGCCCGCAGCCAGCGGGAACAGGAACGGAGCGCGCTCCTGGAGCGGATGCAAGAGCGACTGACGTGACACGGCCCCCCGGCCATCTACGAGCCATCACGGCCCGGTGTCACGAACAGGACACCGGGCTTTTTCTTTGAATCGCCCGGGACCTGTTTCACCGGTCACGCTCTCTCGACCAACCGGTTCGCTGCTTCGGCCCGTTCGACTTCTGGTGAGGTTGCCAGCCTTTCACGCTGGCCAGGTTGGGTTCGAATCCCACACGGGTCATGTCGTGCGCTGAGAGTGCGCGCTCATGCGGGATCGTCCAGCGGCAGGACGCGATCCTCTGAAGATCGAGACGCTGGTTCGAATCCAGCTCCCGCAATGGAAGGAAAAGAGTTCTCAGTTTTCAGTTTTCCGTTCTCAGCCAGAAGGGCGGATCCCGACCAACCCCGTTCTGAACTGACGACTGAAAACTGACAACTGAAAACTCCCCCAAGGGCTCATCGTCCAACAGGAAGACGCCGGTCTTGCAAGCCGGAGATTCGGGTGCAATTCCCGGTGGGTCCACTCATTTGAATGACCGCGGGGGTGCATCGCTCCACCGCCGCGGCGTCCGGCCCGTTCGTCTAGAGGTTCAGGATACCGGCCCCTCAAGCCGGTGACGCGGGTTCAAATCCCGCACGGGTCACTACGGGAGGGCGAGGCTCCCGCCGAGCCACAGCGGTGACGGACGTCCCCAACGGCGACTTCCCGTCCCGACATCGATCGCGTCGGGCACCGGCGCGGCTCAGCAGGAGCTTCGCCCTCCCGACAGGCACGAGCACTCACTTCTGCACGTGCCTTCGACCAGGTGGTGTAACGGTAGCCACGCGGCGCTCAGAACGCCGTGCCGTCAAGGCGTGGGAGTTCGACTCTCCCCCTGGTCACTGACAGAGAAGTTTCCCTGCAGGCAGGGCTGGTGCCCGACCCGCTTTCATACGGCGGGGAGCCCGGATCGTTCCCGGGGTCTGCAATTGAGTCGCGAGTTGTCAGTCATCAGTCGTCAGCGATGGCGGCTGTTGCGGTCGAGTACGCAAACGGGAAAAGCGGCCAGGTCGAGAGCCTGGTGACTTTGTGGGTTCGACTCCCACCTCGGCCACTGTGGGTTCGCCCGGTCCTGGTGTTACGCGTCGTACAAAAAGATCTCACGATTGGACCGACGAGCCCTGGTCCTGAAGCCTCCCCTTCGGGAGGTGGGAGTTCGTCATGAGGAACAAGCTGCACTTCAACGTCGGAACGATCGGTCACATCGATCACGGCAAAACCACGCTGACCACCGCGATCCTGGCGGTCCAGGCGACACAGGGGCTCGCGCGAGCCCGGTCGTACGCCGACGTCGCCCGGGGAGGAACGGTCCGCGACCCCACGAAGGTCGTCACGATTACATCGAGCCACGTCGAGTACGAGACGGAAGCCCGGCACTATGCCCACATCGACTGCCCGGGGCACGCGGACTACATCAAGAACATGATCACGGGCGCCGCCCAGATGGACGGCGGGATCCTCCTGATCTCCGCTGCCGACGGGCCAATGCCGCAAACGCGGGAGCACATCCTCCTCGCGCGGCAGATCGGCGTCCCGCACCTCGTGGTGTTCGTCAACAAGGTCGACCTTGTCGACGACCCCGAGCTGATCGATCTCGTCGAGATGGAGACGCGCGACCTCCTCACGCGGCACGGCTACGACGGCGACGCCACCCCGTTCGTGCGGGGGAGCGCGATCGCTGCGGCGCAAGCGCCGGGCGATCCGCAGGCCACCCGGTGCATCGCCGCGTTGCTGGCGGAGCTGGACCGGTTTCCCGCGCCGGAGCGGCTCGTCGACCGGCCGTTCCTGATGCCCGTGGAAGGGGTCTTCACGATCTCCGGCCGCGGCACGGTCGTGACCGGCAAGATCGAGCAGGGGACGATCCATCCCGGCGACAAGGTCGAGATCCTCGGCTCCGGCGATCCGATCGACACCGTCGTGACGAGCGTCGAAGCCTTCAACCGGGTCCAGGAGCAGGGGACAGCGGGTGAGAACGTCGGCCTCCTGCTCCGCGGCGTGAAGAACACGGACGTGGCACGCGGCGATGTCCTCGCCGCGCCGCGGTCGGTCGAGCCCCGCACGCGGTTCCGCGGAGCGGTCTATCTCCTGAGTCCCGAAGAAGGAGGACGGCGGACGCCGTTCTTCAGCGGTTACACGCCGCAGTTCTTCTTCCGGACGACAGACGCGACCGGCCGCGCGGAACTCGACGCGGAGGTCGCGATGGCGATGCCGGGAGACAACGTCTCGCTCGTCGTCGACCTGCGCAGAGCGGTCGCGATCGAGACCGGGACGCACTTCGCGATCCGCGAAGGGGGCCGCACCGTCGGCTCCGGCGTCGTAACCGAGATCTTGGCGTGACCTGAGGGAGCCCCGCCGGTCGCCTCGTCGGCCGGCGGTGTTCCTGTTCTCGCACTCGCTTATCGGTCCGCCGTCCCGCGTTGGGGCGGCGGACTCTGCCTTGATGGTGAAATGGACATCATGTCCCGCTTCGAACGGGGCGTTCCAGGTTCGAGTCCTGGTCGAGGCACTCAATGCCGTCAGGAGGGATCCTCCGGCGGCGAACCTCCCCGGGGGACGCGTGTCCCTCGGGAGACTGCGGGTCATCGTTCTTGCTTTCCCGGAAAGGGGGCCACCATGACATCGATATCCAATCGTCCACAGAGGTTGTCCGCGCGGATGGTCCGCGACGGCACTGTTTCCTGACGTGATTCCCTGCGGAACTCACGTCGACTCTTTGGAGTTCACTCCAATGGACGTGACTGTTCTTCAGCGGCAGTTCGCCCGCATCGGGGCTCGCGCCCGGGTGCGGACGGTGGATGGCCGCTGGGCCGTCGAGGCGGTGGCGATCGATATCGCCCGCGACCGCGATGGCGAACTGTTTGATGTGCAGGTCCCTCCCCGCCGGTCGGCGGAGCTCAGCGTGCTCCACCTGGAACCGGCCCGGCGGCACCTGCTGTTGATGTCGCGCGATGGCGGCTCGGAGCCGCACAAGTTCCTGTGCGGCCACGACGAGCGGCACTGGTTCGTGGCGGCGGTCCCGGAGAACCGGAGCGCCTCGACGGTGGCGACGGCGATGGAGGCTCTTAAACCGGCCGAGATCGTCGCCCTCCAGTCGCGGCTGCAGGTCCGGCCCAAGGACCGCAATCGGCGGAAGAACGAAGCCTTCCTCCGACAGGGGGAATGGTTCTTCGTCCGCGAACCGGGACTGATCGTCGATGAGCGACTCGTCCTGACGCGCGAACCGATGCGTCGCGGAGGTGGAAAGCCGCATACGGTCGACTTCCTCTACCGCTCCGGCGGGGAGGTGGTCTACGTCTGCCGGCACCGCCCCAACGGTCTGACCCAGGCCCAGCACAACACTCTTCTCTCCCGCAAGCCGGAAGCGAAGAGCTGGGGCTGGTCGGTCCTGCGGCGGAACCCGTCGGTGTACGTGAAGGGGCGTGTTCGCCATGCGGACCACGCCACCATCGTGCTGGACGACTGGCACCGCGTGCTGATGAACACCGAGACGCAGGCAGCCGCGATGCGGCATGTCGCGTTTCTGGACTGATCGCACTCGGTCTGGCGGGCGGGCCGGGGAGGAGTCTCTGAAGTCGGGGCCGCGAGCACGGCCGACCCGCTCCCTGGGCTCCTCTCCCGACCCCGCTCCGCTCCGACATGGTGTTCGTGGTGTAGAGGTTCTGCACGCCGGCCTGTGACGCCGGAGGAATCGGTTCAATTCCGTTCGAACACCCTCGACAACACTTTCCAGGAAGTGAGGAAGAATCATGGAAGCGACTCT of Planctomyces sp. SH-PL14 contains these proteins:
- a CDS encoding DUF1501 domain-containing protein produces the protein MNGADRHAALATSRRGFLVASTAGIAGMTFGRPTLASPAAPVAATASGKPAKSTILFFLCGGASHLDMWDMKPDAPLEYRGPFDPIPTSAPGMYLSEHLPLLAKQAHHLALLNSVGATVNTNDHHAGYYHNLTGHVPDPTFISLGNNRTPMPDDWPFMGSVVASRRPAHAQLPNLITLPHKPSKAPYTRPGQFAARLGIEHDPLYLEGSLKEPLKFQSPALMLDGNTSAARLTDRRALLRNVDEARRDGERYATAGIWNRQQERAFTLLMSSSTADAFDVSRETPKLRARYGETVNGMSLLLARRLVEAEVPFITVFWKENEEKLAKKCASAGGWDTHGNNFNCLKEDLLPEFDRAFSALIEDLADRRLLDSTLVMVTSEMGRTPKIGDRRSGGVNGAGRDHWTHCLTDVMAGGGVRGGQVYGSSDRFGEYPASKPITPADVTKTVYHAMGVHDLEAVDPQGRPYSLLAEGSPVTELFG
- a CDS encoding PQQ-binding-like beta-propeller repeat protein, encoding MRSIRILGSLALTSTLACNFACNFASASDWPRFRGPNGSGVSLDAAPAPEKWSPDDGVKWKVALPGAGVSCPIVVGDRIFVTCYTGYGVDRGNPGDQKDLKRHLVCIDRKTGQIAWTKTVDAVLPEDPFAGAGVPEHGYASHTAASDGQRVYAFFGKSGVYAYDLEGKELWHANVGKGSDPRRWGSSSSPIIYQETVIVPAGPESGAIVGLDTATGQEKWRAESESLGNVWGTPVAVPVSADRTDIVIGAPYEIWAINPSNGKLKWYCEAMPSDQFNSSVVAGDGVVYAIEGRGGGSIAVKAGGSGDVTKDHVVWSGGDSSRFGTPVVYEGRIYFFNGGVANCIDAATGDKIFQSRLRGGRPGGNAGEAGRGPGGPGGGQGGPGGGPGGRRGFGGGSDYSSPVLTDGKVYYTTRGGETYVLKAGREFEQLAVNRVTDDTEVFSATPAISNGELFLRSDKHLYCVGAK
- the tuf gene encoding elongation factor Tu, producing the protein MRNKLHFNVGTIGHIDHGKTTLTTAILAVQATQGLARARSYADVARGGTVRDPTKVVTITSSHVEYETEARHYAHIDCPGHADYIKNMITGAAQMDGGILLISAADGPMPQTREHILLARQIGVPHLVVFVNKVDLVDDPELIDLVEMETRDLLTRHGYDGDATPFVRGSAIAAAQAPGDPQATRCIAALLAELDRFPAPERLVDRPFLMPVEGVFTISGRGTVVTGKIEQGTIHPGDKVEILGSGDPIDTVVTSVEAFNRVQEQGTAGENVGLLLRGVKNTDVARGDVLAAPRSVEPRTRFRGAVYLLSPEEGGRRTPFFSGYTPQFFFRTTDATGRAELDAEVAMAMPGDNVSLVVDLRRAVAIETGTHFAIREGGRTVGSGVVTEILA
- a CDS encoding DUF1501 domain-containing protein, with the translated sequence MLSLFNPNAPVGRRAMLRAGTLGLGGFSLSHLLGLKSQAATADLVRNKTVVFLFMQGGPSQIETFDPKMSAPAGIQSATGEIQTTVPGMTFGGTFPLLAKQAHRLSIVRSFVTGDGNHDIKPVLTNGLYKASLGSIYSRVAGPMHPVNGIPRSAMLYPAAVDTSAKKETTSFGNHADPGVLGSAFTPFLPGTGPLNDNMRLNLPEDRFTDRQWLLRQLDRINREVDSGALLTGMDKFQVQAASTILSNVADAFNLSKEDPRQIARYDTAPLMTPDQISRQWNNHPHYVSHVKTLGKLMLLARRLCESGVGFITVTTDFVWDNHADSNNAGVEEGMRYCGHPFDHAVSTFIEDLHQRGLSDKVLLVCCGEMGRSPRLNKRGGRDHWGNLAPLLVSGGGLAMGKVIGQSTRDAAEPLSEKVTISNLLATLGEVMFEVPQMRLRPDLPADLVKLFAESRPIPGLT